The Apium graveolens cultivar Ventura chromosome 6, ASM990537v1, whole genome shotgun sequence genome contains a region encoding:
- the LOC141667181 gene encoding uncharacterized protein LOC141667181, with protein MSSNSSPPPSQIIQKISTALTSNPQQPLSQFIPHLTPPIVLSILSSKTLSSRPNSLLSFYKFTLSHTPHLSPTTHTSFLLTLLPPLFSHNKFSDAKTLLTKHIASDSQHLLHFKLLHPDKTLPRPTKALLDTAVGAYVQCGHPVLARQVFDRMTKLKFRPNLLTCNTLLCCFVSKADNADSDSILVCKKIVNDAIRLGVSLSTSTFNILINGYCLTNKFSEAMELLRSMREYDCLPDNVTFNTLLDALCKKNRLSEARDLLSDMKSRGLLPSRNTYNILVRGYCKMGWLTDAAKVIELMSLNGVPPDLWTYNTLIDGLCSEGRVDEGLRLRVEMCDFKLMPDVVTYNTLINGCLQWKRRREAMKLIDEMMEKGIKKNAVTHNIIIKWHCKEGTMDAVGDVILEMDADGFGPDPVTYNTLINGYCKAGNLGEALKLMTKMSEKGLKMDTFSINTVLHALCMEQKLSEAYELLKSAKGQGYTVDEVSYGTLIVGYSRDEKVDIALNLWDEMKSKDIRPSLITYNSIIGGLCTSGKTEQAIYKLNELFEDGLFPDETTYNTIINGYCGEGNVEKAFRFHNQMVKNCFKPDMYTSNILLQGLCREGMLEKALRLFKTWISKEKQLDAVTYNTLITALCKDRKIDDALALMIEMGEKKLGPDKYTYNAILLALTDAGRMKEAEDLVSKMIAMDKLSEKSPHLDKEQDVTCKTKKELDSSSVAYSEQINELCSKGKYKDAIQTFGELSCRGITLDKSTYISLISGLLKGENSTAASR; from the coding sequence ATGTCCTCAAATTCATCACCACCACCATCACAAATCATCCAAAAAATTAGCACAGCCCTAACCTCAAACCCCCAACAACCCCTCTCCCAATTCATCCCACACCTCACCCCACCCATAGTCCTCTCAATTCTCTCCTCCAAAACCCTCTCTTCTCGTCCCAACTCTCTCCTCTCTTTCTACAAATTCACTCTCTCCCACACTCCCCATCTCTCTCCCACAACCCACACCTCTTTTCTCCTCACTCTCCTCCCTCCTCTCTTCAGCCACAACAAATTCTCCGACGCCAAAACGCTTCTCACCAAACACATTGCCTCCGACTCGCAACATCTTCTTCATTTCAAGCTTTTGCATCCTGATAAGACATTGCCTAGACCCACCAAAGCCCTTCTCGATACGGCTGTCGGGGCGTATGTACAATGTGGACACCCTGTTCTTGCACGCCAGGTGTTTGATAGAATGACTAAGTTAAAGTTTCGACCTAATTTGCTTACGTGTAATACATTACTTTGTTGTTTTGTTAGTAAGGCGGATAATGCGGATTCGGATTCTATTTTGGTGTGTAAGAAGATTGTTAATGATGCCATTAGGCTTGGTGTTTCGTTGAGTACGTCGACTTTTAATATTTTGATTAATGGCTATTGTTTGACGAATAAGTTTAGTGAGGCGATGGAATTGTTGAGGAGTATGAGAGAGTATGATTGTTTGCCGGATAATGTCACGTTTAATACTTTGTTGGATGCTTTGTGTAAGAAAAATAGGTTGAGTGAAGCTAGAGATTTGTTATCGGATATGAAGAGTAGAGGGTTGTTGCCTAGTAGGAATACGTATAATATATTAGTTCGTGGGTATTGTAAAATGGGGTGGTTAACGGATGCTGCTAAGGTTATTGAGTTGATGAGTTTAAATGGTGTTCCGCCTGATCTTTGGACTTATAATACTTTGATTGACGGCTTGTGTAGTGAAGGGAGAGTTGATGAGGGGTTGAGGCTTCGAGTTGAGATGTGTGATTTTAAATTGATGCCTGATGTCGTTACTTATAACACTTTGATTAATGGATGCCTGCAATGGAAACGGCGGAGAGAGGCTATGAAATTGATTGATGAAATGATGGAAAAAGGAATAAAAAAGAATGCAGTTACTCACAATATAATTATAAAGTGGCACTGTAAGGAAGGAACGATGGATGCGGTTGGCGATGTTATTCTAGAGATGGATGCAGATGGATTTGGACCTGATCCTGTTACTTATAATACTTTGATCAATGGGTATTGTAAAGCAGGAAATCTAGGAGAAGCTTTAAAGTTGATGACTAAAATGAGCGAAAAAGGTCTCAAGATGGATACCTTTTCCATAAACACAGTTCTTCATGCTCTGTGCATGGAGCAGAAGCTCTCCGAGGCCTATGAATTATTGAAAAGTGCTAAAGGGCAAGGTTACACTGTTGATGAGGTTAGCTATGGCACTCTAATTGTAGGTTACTCCAGGGATGAAAAAGTTGATATTGCCCTAAATCTTTGGGATGAGATGAAGAGCAAAGACATCAGACCAAGTCTTATTACTTACAACTCTATCATTGGAGGACTTTGCACATCAGGAAAAACTGAACAAGCAATTTACAAGTTAAATGAACTTTTCGAGGATGGGTTGTTCCCTGATGAAACAACATACAATACTATTATAAATGGGTACTGTGGGGAGGGGAATGTTGAGAAAGCGTTTCGGTTTCATAACCAGATGGTTAAGAATTGTTTCAAACCTGATATGTATACTTCTAATATTCTACTTCAGGGGCTTTGTAGAGAAGGGATGCTGGAGAAAGCCCTCAGACTCTTTAAAACTTGGATCTCGAAAGAAAAGCAGTTAGACGCAGTGACATACAACACATTGATAACAGCTCTATGCAAAGATAGGAAAATTGATGATGCTTTAGCCCTCATGATTGAAATGGGTGAAAAGAAGCTAGGTCCTGATAAGTACACATACAATGCTATTCTTTTGGCACTTACTGATGCAGGGAGGATGAAAGAAGCAGAGGATTTAGTTTCAAAAATGATTGCGATGGATAAGTTATCTGAAAAGTCTCCTCATTTGGATAAAGAGCAAGATGTTACTTGTAAAACTAAAAAAGAATTGGATTCAAGCTCTGTTGCTTATTCAGAACAAATTAATGAGCTATGCAGTAAGGGGAAATACAAGGATGCAATTCAAACTTTTGGAGAATTGTCATGTAGGGGCATTACGCTGGACAAATCCACATACATCAGTTTGATTAGTGGGCTCTTAAAGGGTGAAAATAGTACTGCGGCAAGCAGATGA
- the LOC141667180 gene encoding protein involved in starch initiation 1 — translation MAFLAALQPRPRLSSKFCFVRLDGMPEMFALATNHPRIRTVWIQSVSHEGNPRVNYSGAAEPSRSLLVLFYNQKQKMQDQTSEDLNLTQDLQLGLGTLESALQVAWAVLNKKEKDLREAETKIILEYNELTQAKEELDSRDEELSAASFSYKKLEEELKQSNLDLTTQATEIADLKLQVKDRDQEISMSQRALSLKEEEINKMMNDLMRKSEDSASLEIELRSRTTLLNASDNTVRRQELEIQELRQGILLKEKEAGVLLNLRKVEKERLEVAETNLEKQTTAWLLAQEELKKLAYEASKNGREANETLADFVNVKKLLANVRSELVSTQKALSSSREKRNEQQQLLEKQLIELEEQRSNVATYMTSLRDAQIEVESERIKLRTAEARNRELELYLSLNKELIKGLQVELNEEKSSVQHAIGEMYSLQERLNKTIADHEATKKLLEVKEEELVEGRLKIQHLSSEKASLQLLLEEKTLELSNTRNMLEDVNQEMTELRSFMDGRDDQLNQVTTMLKETEEHGQKIQHELSDAKIRFSEAEIVDEQIAELTKDEDCDTLSLNLCSEMEQKFHHLLEKSIDVSRWKKEQLETVLEITRGSLSLKEMEVLAGQRALTIKNGELEMVLQRLDKREKELRMMKEELDRDVDHLQDLYTLTQGKVGGRSVEDLAFEKLQLEAAQLEIEDAACALGKLTEMSQQLINQAHLNMEVDYNIKKVTHEHGINLNKESFSNVQAELAQFSALTDKLVKQAGIVDDVL, via the exons ATGGCATTTTTAGCGGCTCTTCAGCCCAGACCCAGACTATCATCAAAG TTCTGCTTCGTCAGGCTTGATGGGATGCCGGAGATGTTTGCACTTGCGACAAACCACCCAAGGATCCGCACTGTGTGGATACAATCTGTCTCACACGAAGGGAATCCACGTGTTAATTACAGCGGAGCAGCTGAACCTTCCAGAAGTCTTCTTGTATTGTTTTATAATCAGAAACAGAAAATGCAAGACCAGACGAGTGAAGATTTGAATCTTACTCAGGATCTTCAGTTGGGACTTGGGACCTTGGAGTCTGCTCTTCAGGTAGCTTGGGCAGTATtaaacaaaaaagaaaaagatCTAAGAGAGGCTGAAACGAAGATCATTTTAGAATACAATGAATTAACCCAAGCAAAAGAGGAACTGGATAGTCGAGATGAGGAATTATCAGCCGCTTCTTTCAGTTACAAAAAACTTGAGGAGGAACTCAAGCAATCTAATCTAGACTTGACTACCCAAGCAACTGAGATCGCAGATCTTAAGCTGCAAGTTAAGGATAGAGATCAGGAGATCTCTATGTCTCAGCGTGCATTGTCCTTGAAAGAAGAAGAAATTAATAAAATGATGAATGATTTGATGAGGAAGAGCGAGGATTCTGCAAGTTTAGAAATTGAACTTCGGTCCAGGACTACGCTTCTTAATGCTTCAGACAATACTGTGAGAAGGCAAGAACTTGAGATTCAGGAGCTTCGACAAGGAATACTATTGAAGGAAAAAGAAGCTGGAGTATTATTGAATTTGCGTAAAGTGGAAAAGGAGAGACTGGAAGTTGCGGAGACCAATCTGGAGAAGCAGACAACAGCTTGGTTATTAGCACAGGAAGAACTAAAGAAGCTTGCATACGAAGCATCTAAGAATGGAAGAGAAGCAAATGAAACTCTTGCAGATTTTGTAAACGTAAAGAAGCTGCTTGCTAATGTAAGGTCTGAGTTGGTGTCAACTCAAAAAGCTCTTTCTTCATCCAGAGAAAAAAGGAATGAACAACAACAGCTGCTAGAAAAACAGCTCATAGAACTTGAAGAGCAAAGGTCCAATGTTGCTACCTATATGACAAGTCTAAGAGATGCTCAAATAGAAGTAGAGAGTGAAAGGATTAAGCTTAGAACTGCAGAAGCACGGAACCGGGAGCTTGAATTATACCTTTCGCTCAACAAGGAGCTTATCAAGGGGTTACAAGTGGAGTTGAATGAAGAGAAATCTTCAGTGCAACATGCAATAGGAGAGATGTATTCTCTTCAGGAGCGTCTTAACAAGACAATTGCTGATCATGAAGCAACAAAAAAGCTTCTCGAAGTGAAGGAGGAAGAACTGGTAGAAGGTAGACTAAAGATTCAGCATTTGAGCTCTGAGAAGGCTTCTCTTCAGCTTTTACTGGAAGAAAAAACTTTGGAACTTTCTAATACAAGGAATATGTTGGAAGATGTAAATCAGGAGATGACCGAGCTAAGGAGTTTCATGGATGGAAGAGATGACCAACTTAATCAAGTGACGACAATGCTGAAGGAGACAGAGGAACATGGTCAGAAAATTCAACATGAGCTGAGTGATGCAAAAATAAGATTCTCTGAAGCAGAAATTGTTGATGAACAGATTGCAGAGCTTACTAAGGATGAAGATTGTGATACACTGAGTCTGAACCTGTGTTCTGAGATggagcaaaaatttcatcatttacTTGAGAAATCTATTGATGTTTCTAGATGGAAAAAAGAACAGCTTGAGACTGTACTTGAGATCACGCGGGGAAGTCTTAGTTTAAAAGAAATGGAAGTTCTTGCTGGTCAGAGGGCTCTCACAATAAAAAATGGGGAGCTTGAAATGGTACTGCAAAGATTAGATAAAAGAGAGAAGGAATTAAGGATGATGAAGGAAGAATTAGACCGTGATGTTGACCATCTTCAGGACCTCTACACTTTGACACAGGGGAAAGTTGGTGGTAGAAGTGTTGAAGACTTGGCATTTGAGAAGCTACAGTTGGAGGCAGCACAATTAGAAATTGAAGATGCAGCTTGTGCACTAGGAAAACTGACTGAAATGAGTCAACAGCTTATAAATCAAGCTCATCTGAACATGGAGGTCGATTACAACATTAAAAAAGTCACCCATGAACATGGGATTAATTTGAACAAGGAATCCTTCAGTAATGTGCAAGCTGAACTTGCTCAGTTCTCCGCTTTAACCGATAAGCTCGTCAAACAGGCCGGTATAGTTGATGATGTGCTTTAA